One Marinifilum sp. JC120 DNA segment encodes these proteins:
- a CDS encoding conjugal transfer protein TraJ gives MPSKKRVIKVYVSDEEYEQICATAKQCSISVSAFAKAVCLGHEIKSRADQQARRELLKLNADQGRLGGLLKMWILDDDEHRTDVEAMLEDLRRLQHQIVEKVRSI, from the coding sequence GTGCCCAGTAAGAAAAGAGTCATCAAAGTCTACGTTTCCGATGAGGAGTATGAGCAGATCTGCGCTACGGCTAAGCAGTGCAGCATATCTGTGTCCGCTTTTGCGAAGGCCGTTTGTCTGGGGCATGAGATTAAAAGCCGTGCAGACCAGCAGGCGCGCCGGGAGCTTCTGAAGCTTAATGCCGATCAAGGTCGTCTGGGCGGACTGCTCAAGATGTGGATTCTTGATGATGACGAACATCGCACTGATGTTGAAGCTATGCTGGAAGATCTTCGTCGGTTGCAGCATCAAATAGTTGAAAAGGTCAGGTCCATATGA